In Ailuropoda melanoleuca isolate Jingjing chromosome 4, ASM200744v2, whole genome shotgun sequence, the following proteins share a genomic window:
- the TRH gene encoding thyrotropin releasing hormone: MPGPWLQLAMALTLTVAGIPGGRAQPEVAQQEAAMAPERAGLDDLLRQAQRLLFLREDLQRLRGNQGDLESEAQILQPDWLSKRQHPGKREGEAEEGVEEEEEEGGAVGPHKRQHPGRQEDVAAWSDVTLQKRQHPGRRAPLLGYAFTKRQHPGRRLVDSKAQRSWEAEEEDGEEEGGEPMPEKRQHPGKRALGSPCGPGAACGQASLLLGLLDDLSRGQGAEEKRQHPGRRAAWAREPLEE, translated from the exons ATGCCCGGCCCTTGGCTGCAGCTCGCCATGGCCTTGACCTTGACCGTGGCTGGTATTCCAGGAGGTCGCGCACAGCCCGAGGTGGCCCAGCAGGAGGCAGCGATGGCCCCCGAGCGCGCAGGTCTGGACGACCTCCTGCGCCAGGCCCAGCGCCTCCTATTTCTCCGCGAAGACCTCCAGCGGCTGCGAGGGAACCAGGGCGATCTGGAATCAG agGCTCAGATCCTTCAACCCGACTGGCTCTCCAAGCGTCAACATCCAGGcaaaagggagggggaggcagaagaaggggttgaagaggaggaggaagaaggtgggGCTGTGGGCCCCCACAAACGGCAGCATCCTGGCCGGCAGGAGGATGTGGCTGCATGGTCCGATGTAACCCTGCAGAAGCGGCAGCATCCTGGCAGGCGTGCCCCCTTGCTGGGGTACGCTTTCACCAAGAGGCAGCACCCAGGTAGACGGCTGGTGGATTCCAAGGCCCAGAGGAGCtgggaggcagaagaggaggacggggaggaggaggggggggagCCCATGCCTGAGAAACGCCAGCATCCCGGCAAGAGGGCCCTGGGAAGCCCATGTGGGCCTGGGGCAGCTTGTGGTCAAGCCAGCctcctgctggggctcctggatgaCCTGAGCAGGGGTCAGGGGGCTGAGGAGAAGCGGCAGCATCCTGGGCGGCGGGCAGCCTGGGCCAGGGAGCCACTGGAGGAGTGA